A window from Gymnogyps californianus isolate 813 chromosome 27, ASM1813914v2, whole genome shotgun sequence encodes these proteins:
- the ST7L gene encoding suppressor of tumorigenicity 7 protein-like isoform X2: MADGGGSGRGPPCPGADAALRRWEQLRRRAAAAAPWARGLLAVAAGLGLFYVVLRVPLRLRDSLAAVTVFLSTLTPKFYFALTVTSSFISGLIFVFEWWHFRKYGTSFIEQVSVSHLRPLIGGAESSPPAPAAFSAGENETSRQNMPECKVWRNPLNLFRGAEYSRYMWVTGKEPLTYYDMNLSAQDHQNFFTCDTDALRPSDTVMQKAWRERNPQARIKAAYQALELNNDCATAYVLLAEEEATTIVDAEKYFKQALKAGEMIYRKSQNCHSQSPQHEAQLRRDTNVLVYVKRRLAMCARKLGRIREAVKMMRDLMKEFPLLSMLNIHENLLEALLELQAYADVQAVLAKYDDISLPKSAAICYTAALLKARAVSERFSPETASKRGLSTAEINAVEAIHRAVEFNPHVPKYLLEMKSLVLPPEHILKRGDSEAVAYAFFHLQHWKRIEGALNLLHCTWEGTFRMIPYPLEKGHLFYPYPSCTETADRELLPTFHEVSVYPQKELPFFIHFTAGLCSFSAMLALLTHQFPELMVIFAKAVLRVLWPVSAPSVLASS, translated from the exons ATGGCGGacggcggcgggagcggccggGGGCCGCCGTGCCCCGGGGCGGACGCGGCGCTGCGGCGCTGGGAGCAGctgcggcggcgggcggcggcggcggcgccgtgGGCCCGCGGGCTCTTGGCCGTGGCCGCCGGGCTCGGCCTCTTCTACGTGGTGCTGCGGGTGCCGCTGCGGCTCCGGGACAGCCTGGCGGCCG TGACTGTGTTCTTAAGCACTTTGACTCCGAAATTCTACTTTGCCCTTACAGTGACTTCGTCTTTTATATCCGGACTGATATTT GTGTTTGAGTGGTGGCATTTCCGAAAATACGGCACGTCTTTCATTGAGCAGGTTTCTGTGAGTCATTTGAGGCCCCTCATCGGTGGCGCAGAAAGCAGCCCTCCAGCACCGGCAGCATTCTCTGCTGGAGAGAATGAGACAAGCAGGCAGAATATGCCAG aGTGCAAAGTATGGCGAAATCCTCTCAATCTTTTCAGAGGGGCAGAGTATAGCAG ATACATGTGGGTGACTGGGAAGGAGCCTCTTACATACTATGACATGAATTTGTCTGCTCAAGATCATCAAAACTTTTTCACGTGTGATACAGATGCTCTTCGGCCTTCAGATACAG TTATGCAGAAAGCATGGCGAGAGAGAAACCCTCAAGCCCGGATTAAAGCAGCATATCAAGCTTTAGAGCTGAACAATGA TTGTGCCACTGCATATGTCCTCCTGGCTGAGGAAGAAGCAACAACTATTGTGGATGCTGAGAAGTATTTCAAGCAGGCtctgaaagcaggagaaatgaTTTACAGAAAGTCTCAGAACTGCCATTCCCAAAGTCCCCAGCACGAAGCACAGCTGA GAAGAGACACCAATGTATTGGTATATGTGAAAAGGAGACTAGCTATGTGTGCAAGAAAACTTGGAAGAATACGAGAAGCAGTCAAAATGATGAGAGat TTGATGAAAGAGTTTCCACTTCTCAGCATGCTGAATATTCATGAAAACCTCCTGGAGGCACTGCTGGAGTTACAGGCTTATGCAGATGTCCAGGCAGTTTTAGCGAAGTATGATG ATATCAGTCTTCCAAAATCGGCAGCAATATGTTACACAGCAGCCCTGTTAAAAGCCAGAGCTGTTTCAGAAAG GTTCTCCCCAGAAACTGCCTCCAAAAGAGGGCTTAGTACAGCAGAAATTAATGCTGTGGAAGCAATTCACAGAGCTGTGGAATTTAACCCTCATGTTCCAAAG TACTTACTAGAAATGAAAAGCTTAGTGCTACCTCCAGAGCATATTCTGAAACGAGGGGACAGTGAGGCAGTAGCATATGCTTTTTTTCACCTCCAGCACTGGAAGAGGATAGAAGGGGCTCTAAATTTGCTACACTGCACATGGGAAGGCA catttagGATGATCCCATACCCGTTGGAGAAAGGTCATCTTTTCTATCCCTATCCGAgttgcacagaaacagcagacaGAGAACTGTTGCCAA catttCATGAAGTCTCCGTTTACCCACAGAAGGAACTTCCCTTTTTCATCCATTTTACAGCAGGCCTATGTTCCTTTTCGGCAATGCTTGCCCTCCTTACGCACCAGTTCCCTGAGCTGATGGTCATTTTTGCTAAAGCT GTGCTGCGGGTGCTGTGGCCTGTGAGTGCTCCCAGCGTTCTGGCCTCCAGCTGA
- the ST7L gene encoding suppressor of tumorigenicity 7 protein-like isoform X1, with protein MADGGGSGRGPPCPGADAALRRWEQLRRRAAAAAPWARGLLAVAAGLGLFYVVLRVPLRLRDSLAAVTVFLSTLTPKFYFALTVTSSFISGLIFVFEWWHFRKYGTSFIEQVSVSHLRPLIGGAESSPPAPAAFSAGENETSRQNMPECKVWRNPLNLFRGAEYSRYMWVTGKEPLTYYDMNLSAQDHQNFFTCDTDALRPSDTVMQKAWRERNPQARIKAAYQALELNNDCATAYVLLAEEEATTIVDAEKYFKQALKAGEMIYRKSQNCHSQSPQHEAQLRRDTNVLVYVKRRLAMCARKLGRIREAVKMMRDLMKEFPLLSMLNIHENLLEALLELQAYADVQAVLAKYDDISLPKSAAICYTAALLKARAVSERFSPETASKRGLSTAEINAVEAIHRAVEFNPHVPKYLLEMKSLVLPPEHILKRGDSEAVAYAFFHLQHWKRIEGALNLLHCTWEGTFRMIPYPLEKGHLFYPYPSCTETADRELLPTFHEVSVYPQKELPFFIHFTAGLCSFSAMLALLTHQFPELMVIFAKAIIVLLIPFLMFSEAFRKLVLRVLWPVSAPSVLASS; from the exons ATGGCGGacggcggcgggagcggccggGGGCCGCCGTGCCCCGGGGCGGACGCGGCGCTGCGGCGCTGGGAGCAGctgcggcggcgggcggcggcggcggcgccgtgGGCCCGCGGGCTCTTGGCCGTGGCCGCCGGGCTCGGCCTCTTCTACGTGGTGCTGCGGGTGCCGCTGCGGCTCCGGGACAGCCTGGCGGCCG TGACTGTGTTCTTAAGCACTTTGACTCCGAAATTCTACTTTGCCCTTACAGTGACTTCGTCTTTTATATCCGGACTGATATTT GTGTTTGAGTGGTGGCATTTCCGAAAATACGGCACGTCTTTCATTGAGCAGGTTTCTGTGAGTCATTTGAGGCCCCTCATCGGTGGCGCAGAAAGCAGCCCTCCAGCACCGGCAGCATTCTCTGCTGGAGAGAATGAGACAAGCAGGCAGAATATGCCAG aGTGCAAAGTATGGCGAAATCCTCTCAATCTTTTCAGAGGGGCAGAGTATAGCAG ATACATGTGGGTGACTGGGAAGGAGCCTCTTACATACTATGACATGAATTTGTCTGCTCAAGATCATCAAAACTTTTTCACGTGTGATACAGATGCTCTTCGGCCTTCAGATACAG TTATGCAGAAAGCATGGCGAGAGAGAAACCCTCAAGCCCGGATTAAAGCAGCATATCAAGCTTTAGAGCTGAACAATGA TTGTGCCACTGCATATGTCCTCCTGGCTGAGGAAGAAGCAACAACTATTGTGGATGCTGAGAAGTATTTCAAGCAGGCtctgaaagcaggagaaatgaTTTACAGAAAGTCTCAGAACTGCCATTCCCAAAGTCCCCAGCACGAAGCACAGCTGA GAAGAGACACCAATGTATTGGTATATGTGAAAAGGAGACTAGCTATGTGTGCAAGAAAACTTGGAAGAATACGAGAAGCAGTCAAAATGATGAGAGat TTGATGAAAGAGTTTCCACTTCTCAGCATGCTGAATATTCATGAAAACCTCCTGGAGGCACTGCTGGAGTTACAGGCTTATGCAGATGTCCAGGCAGTTTTAGCGAAGTATGATG ATATCAGTCTTCCAAAATCGGCAGCAATATGTTACACAGCAGCCCTGTTAAAAGCCAGAGCTGTTTCAGAAAG GTTCTCCCCAGAAACTGCCTCCAAAAGAGGGCTTAGTACAGCAGAAATTAATGCTGTGGAAGCAATTCACAGAGCTGTGGAATTTAACCCTCATGTTCCAAAG TACTTACTAGAAATGAAAAGCTTAGTGCTACCTCCAGAGCATATTCTGAAACGAGGGGACAGTGAGGCAGTAGCATATGCTTTTTTTCACCTCCAGCACTGGAAGAGGATAGAAGGGGCTCTAAATTTGCTACACTGCACATGGGAAGGCA catttagGATGATCCCATACCCGTTGGAGAAAGGTCATCTTTTCTATCCCTATCCGAgttgcacagaaacagcagacaGAGAACTGTTGCCAA catttCATGAAGTCTCCGTTTACCCACAGAAGGAACTTCCCTTTTTCATCCATTTTACAGCAGGCCTATGTTCCTTTTCGGCAATGCTTGCCCTCCTTACGCACCAGTTCCCTGAGCTGATGGTCATTTTTGCTAAAGCT aTTATTGTACTCTTGATCCCATTCCTgatgttttcagaagcattcaGAAAACTT GTGCTGCGGGTGCTGTGGCCTGTGAGTGCTCCCAGCGTTCTGGCCTCCAGCTGA